A window of the Helianthus annuus cultivar XRQ/B chromosome 4, HanXRQr2.0-SUNRISE, whole genome shotgun sequence genome harbors these coding sequences:
- the LOC110933247 gene encoding uncharacterized protein LOC110933247: protein MQLIVTSGLLDQIRNSQTEAIKEENVKRDRIVGQLKDLVDGNQGLKTRFGRIWVPNSCGAKALLLEEAHKSHYSIHPGETKMYNELKQNYWWPGMKRDIVNYQASIGMAPYEMLYGRKCRTPVCWGEVGPRGLAPTDLIRTTNEKIDLVRTHLKAAQDRQKSYADKRRRPIEFQGGDKVMLKVSLWKGIIRFRKRGKLSPRYIGPFRITERVGKVAYHLELPKELSGIHSTFHVSHLRKCLADETAHVHYDDIEVDNSLNYAVQPIAILDRKAKSLRNKEINQVKVKWEHRKGAGTTWESEEEMQRLYPMLFGT from the exons ATGCAACTAATTGTGACATCAGGTTTGCTTGACCAAATCCGGAATTCTCAAACCGAAGCAATAAAGGAAGAAAACGTAAAAAGGGACAGAATAGTTGGGCAGTTAAAAGACTTGGTAGACGGTAACCAAGGATTGAAAACTCGATTTGGGAGGATTTGGGTTCCGAACTCATGTGGAGCCAAGGCACTTCTACTTGAAGAGGCCCATAAATCCCATTATTCGATCCATCCGGGGGAAACTAAGATGTATAATGAATTAAAACagaattattggtggcccggaatgaaaagagatattgTGAA ctatcaaGCGAGCATTGGAATGGCCCCGTATGAAATGTTATATGGaagaaagtgccgaaccccggtatgttggggagaagtgggtccacggGGACTAGCACCTACTGATTTAATTCGAACTACGAATGAGAAAATCGACTTGGTTCGAACTCACTTAAAAGCAGCTCAGGACCGACAAAAGTCGTACGCGGATAAACGAAGAAGGCCGATTGAATTTCAAGGAGGCGATAAGGTAATGTTGAAGGTATCGCTGTGGAAAGGGATAATTCGgttcagaaaaaggggaaagttgAGCCCAAGATATATTGGGCCATTCAGAATTACCGAGCGGGTTGGTAAGGTAGCATATCATCTCGAACTGCCTAAAGAATTGAGTGGAATacatagcacattccacgtgtcacatctccgaaaatgtCTAGCAGACGAAACTGCTCAtgtccactacgatgatatcgaggtggataacagtctCAACTATGCAGTACAGCCAATTGCAATTTTAGATCGTAAGGCGAAGAGTTTGAGAAACAAAGAGATCAATcaagtaaaggttaaatgggaacaCCGGAAGGGTGCGGGCaccacatgggaatccgaagaagaaatgcaacggctctaccctaTGTTATTTGGTACGTAa